A portion of the Candidatus Binatia bacterium genome contains these proteins:
- a CDS encoding SDR family oxidoreductase, translated as MSRRILITGGAGFIGSHLADRLLADGNEVIAIDNLATGHTRNIEHLAGNTNFRFIHHNVTEYIYIEGHLDVVLHLASLPSPVDYLKLPIPTLKVGAHGTHKALGLARAKGARFMLASTSEVYGDPLVHPQPEDYWGNVNPVGPRGVYDESKRFAEAMTMAYHRYHGLDTRIFRIFNTYGPRMRPDDGRVVTNFINQALHGQDLTVYDDGSRTRSFCYVSDLVEGILRLMDSDEVDPVNLGNPGEMTILEFAEVVRRLTGEVSALNHVVPTDERTKDDPQVRRPDITKARKVLGWEPQVSLDEGLGHTIEYFRELFAAP; from the coding sequence ATGAGTCGCCGAATCCTGATTACCGGTGGTGCCGGATTTATTGGCTCGCATCTGGCCGACCGCCTTCTTGCGGACGGAAACGAGGTGATCGCTATTGATAACCTCGCCACGGGGCATACCCGAAATATCGAGCATCTGGCCGGGAATACCAACTTCCGCTTCATCCACCATAACGTCACCGAGTATATTTATATCGAAGGCCATCTGGATGTTGTGCTGCACCTGGCCTCGCTGCCCAGTCCCGTCGATTATCTGAAGTTGCCGATTCCGACACTCAAGGTCGGCGCGCACGGAACCCACAAGGCCTTGGGGCTGGCGCGAGCAAAGGGCGCGCGTTTCATGTTGGCCTCGACGTCCGAAGTTTATGGCGACCCGCTCGTGCATCCTCAGCCAGAGGACTACTGGGGGAACGTGAACCCGGTCGGGCCTCGCGGGGTCTATGATGAGTCGAAGCGCTTCGCCGAAGCGATGACCATGGCGTATCATCGCTACCACGGGCTGGACACGCGGATCTTTCGTATCTTCAATACCTACGGCCCACGGATGCGTCCGGATGACGGACGAGTCGTGACGAATTTCATCAACCAGGCGCTCCATGGTCAGGACCTGACGGTCTATGACGACGGATCACGGACGCGAAGCTTTTGCTACGTGAGTGATCTGGTCGAGGGCATTCTTCGATTGATGGACTCCGATGAAGTCGATCCCGTCAATCTGGGCAATCCCGGCGAGATGACGATTCTGGAATTCGCGGAAGTCGTGCGCCGATTGACCGGTGAAGTCTCGGCGCTGAACCATGTCGTGCCGACGGACGAGAGGACCAAGGACGACCCTCAAGTTCGCCGACCGGATATCACCAAGGCCCGCAAGGTATTGGGGTGGGAGCCTCAGGTCAGCCTGGACGAGGGGCTTGGGCATACGATCGAGTATTTTCGGGAGCTCTTTGCCGCGCCCTGA
- the lepA gene encoding translation elongation factor 4, protein MNTERIRNFSIIAHIDHGKSTLADRLLEQTGTVSSREMQAQLLDDMDLERERGITIKARAVRLTYLADDGEQYILNLIDTPGHVDFHYEVSRSLSACEGAILVVDAAQGVEAQTLANVYLALDNDLEILPVLNKIDLPSADPPRVRAEVEDMIGLDASDAPEVSAKLGTGIKSILEQVVAHVPPPTGRPENPLQALIFDSWFDPYHGAVVLMRVKEGVVRKGDRIRLMAAGEEYDVTRLAVLAPQATEVPELGPGEVGILMASIKEIEHARIGDTVTLAKKGSTEALPGFQEVKPMVFSGLYPTDGKQYEALRTALEKLKLNDAAFSYEAESSIALGFGFRCGFLGLLHMEIVQERLEREFSLLLITTAPTVAYRVTDTAGNVLLVDSPSKLPEPTEVEKIEEPVILATVHLPTEYLGSVLRLCEDKRGTQKEIRYAGENRALLVYEMPLNEVVADFYDRLKTLSRGYASLDYEMHDFVESKLVKLDVRINGDVVDALSLIVHRDRAYARGRELTSKMKELIPRQMFEIAIQASLGNKVIARETVKALRKNVTAKCYGGDISRKRKLLEAQKEGKKRMKQVGNVEIPQEAFLAALKVES, encoded by the coding sequence ATGAATACGGAACGCATTCGGAATTTCTCGATCATCGCTCATATTGACCATGGCAAGTCGACGCTTGCCGATCGACTGCTGGAGCAGACGGGTACGGTAAGCTCCAGAGAAATGCAGGCTCAGCTCCTTGATGACATGGATCTCGAGCGGGAGCGGGGCATCACGATCAAGGCACGAGCCGTTCGTCTGACCTATCTGGCCGATGACGGTGAGCAGTATATCCTCAACCTCATCGACACTCCGGGGCATGTGGACTTCCATTATGAGGTTTCGCGGAGCCTGTCGGCCTGCGAAGGCGCTATTTTGGTCGTCGATGCCGCACAGGGCGTGGAGGCCCAGACCCTCGCGAACGTCTATCTCGCTCTCGACAACGACCTCGAAATTCTTCCGGTCCTGAACAAGATTGATCTGCCATCGGCGGACCCGCCTCGGGTGCGCGCAGAAGTCGAGGATATGATCGGGCTGGATGCCAGTGATGCTCCCGAGGTCTCGGCCAAGCTCGGTACGGGGATCAAGTCGATTCTCGAACAAGTGGTGGCCCACGTGCCTCCGCCGACGGGTCGCCCGGAGAATCCCCTCCAAGCTCTGATCTTCGATTCCTGGTTCGATCCATACCACGGTGCTGTCGTGCTGATGCGCGTGAAAGAGGGCGTTGTTCGCAAGGGGGACCGCATTCGCTTGATGGCGGCCGGAGAGGAATACGATGTGACCCGACTCGCCGTGCTGGCACCTCAGGCAACTGAGGTGCCGGAGTTGGGCCCGGGCGAAGTCGGCATCTTGATGGCCTCGATCAAGGAGATCGAACACGCTCGTATCGGCGATACGGTGACCTTGGCCAAAAAGGGTTCCACTGAGGCATTGCCTGGATTCCAGGAAGTAAAGCCGATGGTCTTCAGCGGCCTTTATCCGACGGATGGAAAGCAATACGAGGCACTGCGCACCGCTCTGGAAAAGCTGAAGCTGAACGACGCTGCGTTCTCGTATGAGGCCGAGAGCTCGATCGCATTGGGTTTCGGTTTCCGCTGCGGTTTCCTCGGGCTGCTGCATATGGAAATCGTCCAGGAGCGCCTCGAGAGAGAATTTTCTCTCTTGTTGATCACCACCGCTCCTACGGTCGCCTATCGAGTCACGGATACGGCTGGCAATGTACTTCTCGTCGACAGTCCCTCCAAGCTGCCGGAGCCAACCGAGGTCGAGAAAATCGAGGAACCGGTCATTCTGGCGACCGTACATCTGCCCACGGAATATCTGGGTTCGGTTTTACGGTTATGCGAGGACAAGCGCGGCACCCAGAAGGAGATCCGCTATGCGGGTGAAAACCGGGCTCTGCTTGTCTACGAAATGCCCCTCAACGAGGTTGTGGCTGATTTTTACGACCGACTGAAAACTCTCTCTCGCGGTTACGCTTCGCTGGACTACGAGATGCATGATTTCGTCGAAAGCAAGCTGGTCAAGCTGGACGTGCGGATCAACGGCGATGTGGTGGACGCCTTGTCGTTGATTGTTCATCGTGACCGAGCCTATGCTCGTGGTCGCGAACTGACGTCCAAAATGAAGGAACTCATTCCGAGGCAAATGTTCGAAATTGCCATTCAGGCCTCTCTGGGCAACAAGGTCATTGCACGGGAAACGGTCAAGGCTCTGCGCAAGAATGTCACGGCGAAGTGCTACGGTGGCGACATTTCACGCAAGCGAAAGCTGCTCGAGGCGCAGAAGGAGGGCAAAAAACGAATGAAGCAGGTCGGGAACGTCGAAATTCCTCAGGAAGCCTTCCTCGCGGCCTTGAAGGTGGAATCTTGA
- the lepB gene encoding signal peptidase I → MLSREKAAPGKSIVREWAEAIIVALLLALFIRTFFVQAFKIPSGSMLPTLQIGDHLLVNKLLYGIRVPIVGKRYFDFFAPERGDIIVFVFPEDPAKDFIKRVVGIPGDVLEIREKKLFRNGQMVDDGDEPYAQYLDQSQNKVPRDNWGPETVPEGNVFVLGDNRDRSYDSRFWGFVPFENIKGKAVVIYWSWDGEETWVRFNRIGNLLQ, encoded by the coding sequence ATCTTGAGTCGAGAGAAAGCAGCGCCCGGAAAGTCCATTGTCCGGGAATGGGCCGAGGCCATCATCGTGGCGTTGCTTTTGGCCCTTTTCATAAGGACTTTTTTCGTTCAGGCCTTCAAAATCCCTTCCGGATCGATGCTGCCGACACTGCAGATCGGGGACCATTTGCTCGTCAACAAGCTGCTTTATGGCATCCGGGTCCCAATTGTCGGAAAGCGATATTTTGACTTCTTCGCGCCGGAGAGAGGGGATATCATCGTCTTCGTCTTCCCGGAGGACCCCGCCAAGGACTTCATCAAGAGAGTCGTGGGCATCCCGGGCGATGTGCTTGAGATTCGCGAAAAAAAACTATTCCGCAACGGCCAGATGGTCGATGACGGAGATGAGCCTTATGCCCAGTACCTCGACCAGTCACAGAATAAAGTCCCCCGAGACAATTGGGGACCGGAAACGGTTCCCGAAGGAAATGTCTTTGTATTGGGGGACAATCGTGACCGGAGCTATGACTCCCGGTTCTGGGGCTTCGTGCCCTTTGAGAACATCAAGGGCAAGGCCGTCGTCATTTATTGGTCCTGGGACGGAGAAGAAACCTGGGTTCGGTTCAATCGTATCGGAAACCTTCTGCAGTAG
- a CDS encoding nucleotide sugar dehydrogenase, whose protein sequence is MSLSEKLKNHEARVGVIGLGYVGLPLVVEMAEAGFEVVGIDSDPRKVTEINEGRSYIGDVKTETLAALVKAGKISATTDPSILAELDTVSICVPTPLSKTKDPDVSYILSAVSSIKKHLKSGQLIVLESTTYPGTTDELIRTELESETFQSGKDFFLAFSPERIDPGNKTHGTRNTPKVVGGITPRCTELAVLLYSQFIKTVVPVSSARTAEMVKLLENTFRSVNIGLVNELASMCDTLGVDAYEVIDAAATKPFGFMPFYPGPGLGGHCIPIDPHYLAWKLKAHDFTARFIGLASEVNQKMPALVVEKVADGLNHHGRAVKGSRVLALGVAYKKDVSDMRESPALSVIHQLVERGASVSYHDPYVAEMVTEDGAMASVELSEETLRLTDCVVILTDHTEYDISWVVENSRLVVDTRNTTRGLEDRFGERIIKLGAPAGYSQPQVKLAESA, encoded by the coding sequence ATGTCCCTGAGTGAGAAGCTCAAAAATCACGAAGCCCGTGTCGGCGTCATCGGCCTCGGCTACGTTGGTCTGCCCTTGGTTGTCGAAATGGCGGAAGCTGGTTTCGAGGTTGTTGGAATCGATTCCGACCCACGCAAGGTGACCGAGATTAATGAAGGTCGCTCGTATATTGGCGACGTCAAAACCGAAACACTCGCGGCTCTGGTCAAGGCGGGCAAGATCTCGGCGACAACGGATCCAAGCATCCTGGCCGAACTTGATACCGTCAGTATCTGTGTTCCCACGCCTCTGTCCAAGACCAAGGATCCCGACGTCAGCTACATTCTGTCGGCGGTCTCCTCGATCAAGAAGCATCTGAAGTCAGGCCAGTTAATCGTTCTGGAGAGTACCACCTATCCTGGAACGACAGACGAATTGATTCGAACGGAATTGGAAAGCGAAACTTTCCAGTCGGGCAAGGATTTCTTCCTCGCCTTCTCGCCGGAGCGAATCGATCCGGGCAACAAAACTCATGGGACGCGTAATACGCCCAAGGTTGTTGGCGGGATCACTCCTCGCTGCACGGAACTCGCGGTGCTGCTCTATTCGCAGTTCATCAAGACGGTGGTGCCCGTGTCCAGTGCGCGAACTGCCGAGATGGTGAAGCTGCTGGAAAATACTTTCCGAAGCGTCAATATCGGCCTGGTCAACGAGCTGGCTTCGATGTGTGACACCCTCGGTGTTGATGCCTACGAAGTGATCGATGCGGCAGCGACCAAGCCCTTCGGCTTTATGCCTTTCTACCCGGGGCCGGGTCTCGGCGGGCATTGTATTCCCATCGACCCCCATTACCTTGCGTGGAAGTTGAAGGCGCACGATTTCACCGCACGCTTCATCGGATTAGCGTCCGAAGTGAACCAGAAAATGCCGGCGCTGGTCGTCGAGAAAGTCGCGGATGGACTGAATCACCACGGCCGTGCCGTAAAGGGCTCTCGGGTCCTGGCTCTCGGCGTTGCCTATAAAAAGGACGTCAGCGATATGCGTGAGTCGCCGGCCTTGTCGGTAATCCATCAACTCGTCGAGCGCGGTGCTTCCGTCAGCTATCACGATCCCTATGTGGCCGAGATGGTGACCGAAGATGGTGCCATGGCCAGTGTGGAGCTCTCGGAGGAGACTTTGCGGCTCACTGATTGCGTGGTCATCTTGACCGATCATACCGAGTACGACATCTCGTGGGTGGTCGAGAATTCCCGTCTGGTGGTCGATACTCGAAACACAACCCGCGGCTTGGAAGATCGGTTTGGTGAAAGGATCATCAAATTGGGTGCGCCGGCTGGGTACTCGCAGCCGCAGGTCAAGTTGGCCGAAAGCGCCTGA
- a CDS encoding Gfo/Idh/MocA family oxidoreductase, whose amino-acid sequence MKKTSARVAMIGYQFMGRAHANAWRQAKHFAKPALTPELRVVCGRDAKAAEIAAETLGFAESDTSWQRVIQRDDIDIVDICTPGDSHAEIAIAAAAAGKAILCEKPLTNTVTEALAMEQAAEAAGIVHMLCHNYRRVPAVALAKRLLEEGRLGRIFHFRGTYLQDWIIDPEFPLVWRLQKTRAGSGALGDIGSHSLDLARHLVGEILEVSGHLTTFVDQRPLEDGSGTGAVDVDDAALSLLRFENGAIGTMEASRFAAGRKNANRFEINGEKGSLSFDLERLNELEFYEEAGSESGFRTILATDESHPFVEGWWPPGHLLGYEHSFTNTILDFLAAVATGSSPSPNFSDGRQNLQVLEAIERSSNSRHWEHVIAA is encoded by the coding sequence ATGAAGAAGACATCCGCACGAGTCGCCATGATCGGCTATCAATTCATGGGGCGGGCCCACGCCAATGCCTGGCGACAGGCCAAACATTTCGCAAAGCCGGCACTCACGCCCGAATTGAGGGTGGTCTGCGGCCGCGATGCCAAAGCCGCGGAGATCGCAGCGGAGACCCTTGGCTTCGCGGAGTCGGATACCTCATGGCAGAGAGTCATCCAACGCGACGATATCGACATCGTCGACATTTGTACGCCGGGCGATTCGCACGCGGAGATCGCGATTGCCGCGGCAGCCGCAGGCAAGGCGATTCTCTGCGAGAAGCCGCTGACCAATACGGTCACGGAGGCTCTCGCGATGGAGCAAGCCGCCGAAGCTGCCGGCATCGTCCATATGCTCTGCCATAACTACCGCCGCGTACCCGCCGTCGCTCTGGCCAAACGACTGCTCGAGGAGGGCCGCCTCGGACGCATCTTCCATTTCCGGGGAACCTACCTCCAGGACTGGATCATCGACCCCGAGTTCCCTCTGGTCTGGCGGCTCCAGAAGACCCGGGCCGGATCCGGAGCGCTCGGCGATATCGGATCACACTCGCTGGACCTCGCCCGCCACCTTGTCGGCGAGATCCTCGAAGTCAGCGGTCATTTGACGACCTTCGTCGACCAGCGCCCCCTGGAAGACGGATCAGGCACCGGAGCGGTCGATGTCGACGACGCTGCCCTGAGCCTGCTGCGCTTCGAAAATGGTGCCATCGGGACGATGGAGGCATCTCGATTTGCCGCTGGCCGGAAGAACGCCAACAGGTTTGAAATCAATGGCGAGAAGGGCAGCCTCTCGTTTGACCTCGAGCGACTCAACGAGCTGGAATTCTATGAAGAAGCTGGAAGCGAAAGTGGCTTCCGCACCATTCTGGCAACCGACGAGTCCCATCCCTTCGTCGAGGGCTGGTGGCCGCCGGGACATCTCCTGGGGTACGAACACAGCTTCACCAATACCATCCTCGACTTTCTGGCTGCCGTAGCGACAGGCTCGTCGCCATCACCGAACTTCTCCGACGGACGACAAAATCTTCAGGTCCTCGAGGCCATCGAAAGGTCCAGCAACTCGCGCCACTGGGAGCACGTCATCGCGGCATAA
- a CDS encoding TIM barrel protein, producing MAIKEFHPRFMPLGVLTAALQELTPRERRDPDPDLAIEEWLEFAGRLSADCIQLAAALHPSEADVPPEAMLDPVANTLDLREPFTAERAARVDRAVAATGVTIADIGYFDNMLHESPPVRAKKSAFMKRCMDAAAALGAPAVCGFVGRNQDLSMDQNLQDFEESFIPLLQYAKDRELEYRVEQCPMPGWTTGDNFYNNIAYAPGTWIALHRICEKHGLGDQFRVHYDPSHAVLMGQDTRSIFQYLKDEGYGFLITGFHVKGQVTDSRGISAWGYGGQTVERGDWIDGKPSPNPADQGHAWKKQTSTCEHELPGTARHDPLAYLQNRTVDWLDHQLAARELLDLDIENTPLIVEHEYSPARVQEVEALEPILAGSVAFTRHIDEAAASMYALQAEVLPAQNIPVQGIGREPYRS from the coding sequence ATGGCCATCAAGGAATTCCACCCCCGCTTCATGCCCCTCGGGGTGCTGACCGCGGCACTTCAGGAACTGACCCCCCGAGAAAGACGGGACCCCGACCCGGATCTGGCAATCGAGGAGTGGCTGGAATTCGCAGGTCGCCTCTCGGCAGACTGCATCCAACTGGCGGCAGCCCTGCACCCGTCCGAGGCCGATGTCCCGCCCGAGGCAATGCTCGACCCGGTGGCCAATACCCTCGACCTCCGCGAACCCTTCACCGCCGAGCGTGCGGCCCGAGTGGACCGGGCCGTTGCCGCAACCGGAGTCACGATCGCCGATATCGGGTATTTCGATAATATGTTGCACGAATCACCCCCCGTCCGGGCAAAGAAATCGGCCTTCATGAAGCGATGCATGGATGCGGCTGCCGCCCTCGGTGCTCCGGCTGTATGCGGATTCGTGGGTCGCAATCAGGACCTGTCGATGGATCAAAACCTTCAGGACTTCGAGGAGTCCTTTATCCCCCTGTTGCAGTACGCGAAGGACCGTGAGCTGGAATACCGGGTCGAGCAATGCCCGATGCCCGGTTGGACGACGGGAGACAACTTCTACAACAATATTGCTTATGCGCCGGGGACCTGGATCGCCCTGCACAGGATCTGCGAAAAGCATGGGCTCGGAGATCAGTTCCGCGTTCATTATGATCCGTCGCACGCAGTGCTGATGGGACAGGATACCCGCAGTATTTTTCAATACCTCAAGGACGAAGGCTATGGCTTTCTGATCACGGGATTTCACGTCAAAGGTCAGGTCACCGACTCCCGAGGAATTTCGGCGTGGGGCTACGGCGGCCAGACGGTCGAGCGCGGCGACTGGATCGACGGCAAGCCATCCCCCAACCCGGCCGATCAGGGACATGCCTGGAAAAAGCAGACCAGCACTTGCGAGCACGAACTGCCCGGCACCGCTCGGCATGACCCCCTCGCCTACCTGCAGAACCGCACCGTCGATTGGCTCGACCACCAACTGGCTGCGCGGGAGCTTCTCGATCTCGACATCGAGAACACACCCTTGATCGTCGAGCATGAATACTCTCCGGCGCGCGTGCAGGAAGTCGAAGCACTCGAGCCTATCCTCGCGGGATCGGTCGCCTTCACCCGGCATATCGACGAAGCCGCGGCGTCCATGTACGCGCTGCAGGCCGAGGTGCTTCCCGCGCAAAACATTCCGGTTCAAGGCATTGGCCGAGAACCCTACCGGAGCTGA
- the pyrR gene encoding bifunctional pyr operon transcriptional regulator/uracil phosphoribosyltransferase PyrR produces MTINDEGVRGRLVLDAPAIQRAITRIAHEIVERNKGVDGLGIVGIRSRGDFLAKRLQREVERLEGVEVPFGAMDITLYRDDLSRGADHALVQLTEIPWEVAGRTVLLVDDVLFTGRTVRAALDAVMDFGRPQAIQLAVLIDRGHRELPIRADFVGKNLPTQRTEEVEVHLAETGAEDQVRIWDRGALADLKTEGR; encoded by the coding sequence ATGACGATAAACGACGAAGGAGTGCGGGGCCGACTGGTCCTGGATGCTCCAGCCATACAGAGAGCGATCACCAGAATCGCACACGAGATTGTCGAGCGGAATAAAGGCGTCGACGGTCTTGGTATTGTTGGTATTCGTTCCCGCGGCGATTTTCTCGCCAAGCGCCTCCAGCGTGAAGTTGAACGCCTCGAAGGCGTCGAGGTTCCCTTCGGAGCGATGGACATCACGCTATACCGGGACGACCTCAGCCGCGGCGCCGACCATGCTCTGGTCCAGTTGACCGAGATTCCCTGGGAAGTGGCCGGGCGGACCGTGCTGCTGGTGGACGACGTTCTCTTTACGGGTCGGACCGTTCGCGCGGCTCTGGACGCCGTAATGGATTTCGGACGACCGCAAGCAATCCAGTTGGCCGTTCTGATTGATCGAGGCCACCGGGAATTACCGATCCGGGCGGACTTTGTCGGCAAGAATTTGCCGACGCAGCGTACCGAAGAAGTAGAGGTTCATCTCGCCGAGACGGGCGCAGAGGATCAGGTGCGCATTTGGGATCGGGGCGCGCTTGCCGATCTGAAGACGGAAGGACGGTAG
- a CDS encoding aspartate carbamoyltransferase catalytic subunit, whose protein sequence is MLFERPHLLGLEGLTAEELTFLLDTAESFKEVSEREIKKVPALRGRTVINLFFEPSTRTRTSFELAAKRLSADTVNLNEKASSATKGETLSDTARNIAAMRPDAIVVRHPASGAPDLLARHVDCPIINAGDGSHEHPTQALLDLLTIRERKGSIAGLTVAIVGDVLHSRVARSNLHALLTLGAKVRFVGPPTLVPREFAAMGAELFYNLEEGVRDADVVMMLRIQRERMNGKYFSSLYEYSRLYCLSVEALQRADPEVIILHPGPMNRGVEISSTVADGPYSVIMDQVTNGVAVRMAALYVLVGRRRPEANEDDSSFTETEEFLKKAAHSE, encoded by the coding sequence ATGCTTTTTGAACGTCCGCATTTACTGGGCCTGGAAGGACTGACTGCAGAGGAACTGACCTTCCTGCTCGACACCGCGGAGTCCTTCAAGGAAGTTTCCGAACGGGAGATCAAAAAAGTACCCGCACTCCGGGGGCGGACGGTCATCAACCTGTTCTTCGAGCCGAGCACGCGCACAAGGACATCGTTTGAACTGGCGGCGAAGCGGTTGTCCGCAGACACGGTGAACCTGAACGAGAAAGCCTCGTCGGCGACCAAGGGCGAGACGCTGAGCGATACCGCACGAAATATAGCCGCGATGCGTCCGGATGCGATCGTGGTGCGCCATCCAGCCTCCGGTGCGCCGGACCTGCTGGCGCGCCATGTGGACTGTCCGATTATCAACGCCGGCGATGGTTCCCACGAGCACCCCACGCAGGCCCTGCTGGATCTGCTGACGATCCGGGAGCGCAAGGGCTCGATTGCTGGTCTGACGGTAGCGATTGTCGGTGATGTTCTGCATAGCCGGGTTGCGCGCTCGAATCTCCACGCACTGCTGACGTTGGGGGCCAAGGTGCGCTTTGTCGGCCCGCCGACATTGGTGCCCAGAGAGTTCGCGGCCATGGGGGCCGAGCTTTTTTACAATCTGGAAGAGGGCGTTCGCGATGCGGACGTCGTGATGATGCTCCGCATCCAGCGGGAGCGGATGAACGGCAAGTATTTCTCGTCGCTCTACGAGTATTCGCGACTCTACTGCCTGTCGGTCGAGGCGCTCCAGCGTGCAGATCCCGAGGTGATCATTCTCCATCCGGGGCCAATGAACCGCGGGGTCGAAATTTCCAGTACCGTCGCGGATGGCCCATATTCGGTGATCATGGACCAAGTGACGAACGGCGTCGCGGTCCGGATGGCAGCGCTTTACGTTCTGGTAGGAAGACGGCGTCCCGAGGCCAATGAGGATGATTCGTCGTTCACGGAAACAGAGGAATTTTTGAAAAAGGCGGCACATAGTGAGTGA